The nucleotide window CAAATGAACGAAGATGGGGAATAACGTAGCCGCagctgtaaaaataaaaaaaaacccaaaCCGAAAAGAACCGATTTTACTTGCAAGCTCCCTTTTCGTTTTCTACTGGCCAAAAATCCCAAATCTTTTCCTTTTCCAGAAAAGTTTGCAAACACAACCCCACGCAACCACCAACActccagccctgcagaggagcaattccCATATCAGGGCCCACTCCAACAAATCCTCctcctataaaaattttccttatccTACAAAATTCTATCCAACGAATCTCTTTCTTTCTGTCACAGCTTATAATAGCATTGTAATACACGCCAAAAATAGTTAGATGTACTATTACCATAAGTCTTGTCATGTAGTTATAAAGGTACATCTTTTCAAAAGCGTGAATAAATTTGTTCAGTTGATTCCCAAATTAATCACTATTaactgaaatttaaatttaattttccgAAGCGCTACTAGTATCAGATAAAAATAAGtctaaaacttatttatttgtttgatcAGTCCCAAATAAAAAGCGGTGGTTATTgagaaaataactaataaaatggttttattattaattatcagGCAATTGAATACTCACcttatcattaaattttattatattacgttaaacaacaataaaaaggCATTTGGAGAGTGTACTTATATAGATTTAATCGTAGCTCATAGGCGTAGAAATTAGGAAGCTCAAGCAGATTTTCATTCGTGAATTTATTTCATCGCAAGCGAGGGGATGCAAAagtaatagaagaaaaatttgattcgTTTTGTATTCGTTTCAATCAAATGACTCAACAGGTAACAGtcgaaaatattagttttaaatcGGAATGAATTCCCGATTTTTCCCGAGGAAATCAGAAAACAAATTGCTTATCATTTCTGAGTTTGTGACAAATTGTCACTGTGTGCTGTGCTAGCTCTCGCAACATTCTAATTCCCTCAACCCCcctattttcatgaaaaaaattattttgaggaTAGTTTAGCAAATTTAGAAGAAATCCCATCCCAACAACTGTAAGTCAAAGCTCTGCTTCCGTACTAGTTATAATAAACGATGTGTATTTGATGacaaaaatgcaattttttctaCCACATTTGGTTAACTCACAAGTCGATAATTTCTTTCGTGATGATTCGTTCCCGGCCGCTGAATAATGGGACACAAACAAATCGGGGCCTTTATCGACAACATTTCTTTAccttatatgaaaaattattgaccCTGAGTAGATTTCGTGGGGTGCGAGGAGCCCACGTGCTTCGAGCGCACAATCGAATTTAGAAAACAATTCGTACAGCTAGCACTTACTAACTGTGTCGAATCCGAAAGATTGAAAGTCATAGAGATGGGCATACGAACTCtggaataattattatcattaaaacaaaacgaaaaaccatctgcaaaattttccaaaatgagcaaatgttcaatattatataaaatattgaacaaaaattcatagaaaaactttttctttagtTGGGTTAGGTTTCCTTTTTATTtacggtaataaacatttcaagctGAATACAGGAATTGAAGATATCGTTTTTATAAGTAtaaatgtgcgctcgatgcagCCTCCTATATAATTTGTGCGCTCGAACCACCGTGCCCTCGACTCAAGTGCGCTCGATGTACGCATTCGTAGATTTTTCTACCATCACTGCACATAAATTTCgtatttgtgaaataatttgTGACCCCGTTTTATCAAAGGAATGCGCCTGCTGCAGGTatcttttagaaaaatttaccCGCGCTACCACAGAAAAAACCAAGGCAAAAAGAAGGTCTCTTCATTTTGATGGAAGACtcatattttaagaaaagtaaGTAGCTTGGATaagcttttaaaaaattgtgcGCGGTTTTCTGGGCAATAATAAAGATCTCAAGTTCGAAAAtctaatagaaaaaatgttacaCCATTACAGAAATCTTGGATTCAACATGTGCATGAATGTACTTCtctttttcttcataatttttttaaaaattgattaaaatttcatcttttgtcAACTATTCATTTTCCTTCATACATCTCTGTACACgtaaactaattttgaaatcaaaatttgtattgTTCATGTgcgaaaaaaagtgtttttcttcatgaaattcatatattgaaattagagtatgaaattgtacaaaatctAGACGCAATGGAGATATACGAAAAGCAAATATAGAATCAGTTCAAAAAAGATTTCAGAAACAGCTATTGTCATTGAATcgtctgtaaaaaaattgtcgTGTAAATAATCTTTTAGCGTAGTACTTTATTGTAGGTTTGAAGTCAACTACTGTCGTCAAGATAACTTTTTCCCTTCTATCTTCAGATTAACTTTCATAAGCTTCAGCATCATTAGAGCAGACATAGATTTTGCAAAACGAACCTGATCCTTTATCTACGCCCATGACAACATATCttgtttcatttattcaaattccaCTGATAATAGGAGATGAGACCGTAATAGTTATTTGAATgttaacaaaacaacaataaactGTCCATTAAAACAAATCATTGTTAACTTGTAGTCATGTCAAAGTTATtgtgtattattatattatactcCAATTTGTGTGCCAGTACaaaaatagtgaatttaaaTGGAGAATGGATTGTTAGTGAAGATAcgaatcaatataaaaatatgaaggCGACAGTGCCTGGTGGAATATACAGTGATTTAATGAACAATGGTATAATCGGagatattttttatggaaataatgATGTCGAATTGAAAtggatacaaaatttgaattgggTTTATTACAAGAACGTTTCTATTTCATCCGAGTTTTTGAATCAAGAGAAtgttaatttgatatttgaggGTTTAGAtactttttcttctataataGTGAATGGTAACAAAGTTGGTTCGTCAGAAAATATGtttgtacaatatatttttgatataaaaaaatatctcaacgCAGGAATCAACGAAATAGAAGTTCATTTCTCCTCTCCGGTGAAAGTAGCCAAAAAATTACACGAAgaacaatcaaaaaattatacaatcCCACCAACTTGTCCTCCATTAGAATACAACGGAGAATGCCATGTTAATATGATAAGGAAAATGCAATCTTCTTTTGCCTGGGATTGGGGACCATCATTTCCTTCGATAGGAATTTGGAAAAACGTATATATAGAAGCTTATAATGATTCAGTCATAAGATACGTGGTTAGTGATGTCATTGATAAAGATACAGACCATTGGACTCTCAACGTTGACATATATATGgcaaacaacaataaaaatcgaGTAACAGGTAGAGTGAAAGTTGATTTAGAAACAAACTTGATGAATATAACGAAAATTATTGAAGTGAATGGAAAACCTGACGAAAACGGTGAGATTATGATCAATGTTGATATGGATATTTTGAAAGCTTATGTGAACAGCTGGTGGCCAAACGGATATGGAGCGAGTAAATTATATAACTTTGAAGTAACTTATGTGAATGAAGATAAATCAGACATTAGTATCAAGAAGAGTAGAATAGGTTTTCGAAAAATCGAACTAGTACAAGAAAAGCTTGATTTGGGTTTGACTTTTTACTTCAAAGTTAACGATGTACCGATATTCATGAAAGGCACTAACGAAATACCCATAGATATTTTACCAGAGAAAGggcaaaataaaacaaaagtaaagCAACTTCTTTTAGCCGCTCATGCTTCTCATATTAATATGATAAGAGTTTGGGGAGGGGGTGTATATGAATCGGATTATTTCTATGAATTAACAAGTGAATTAGGTATTTTAATCTGGCAGGATTTTATGTTTGCCTGTGCGATGTATCCCACAACCGATTCGTATTTGAAAAATGTCGTAGAAGAAGTAAGACATCAAGTGAGAAGATTATATAGTCATTCGAGTTTGGCAGTATTTTCAggtaataatgaaaatgagGGAGCTCTTCGGCAAAATTGGTATAATACAGCACAAAATTACTCTACGTACTACGAGGATTAcgttaaattatatattaccACTATAAAATCTGAATTTCTGAGAATAACTCATAACAGGGGTATTTTCATCACGTCTAGTCCTACCAATGGTAAGAAGTCTGATAGTGAAAACTACGTAGCTGAAAATCCAGGTAGTTCACTTTACGGCGATGtccatttttataattacataCTGAATCCCTTCAACACAAATTTTTATCCCACACCAAGATTTTCTTCAGAATACGGTTATCAATCATTACCAAGTCTTCAATCTTGGTTTACTGTTACAAATAATACAGAAGATACTAGTATCAATAGTATATTTATGAACCATAGACAACATCATCCTTTAGGAAATTTGGAACTAAAAGCCCTATTGTTGTATTTTTTCGCCGTACCAGAAGaatcgaataaatatttcaatgaagcTTTCATTTATTATACGCAAATAGCGCAAGCATTTGCCGTGAAAATAGAAACAGAACATTATCGTAGCTGTCGGAGCTCGTTAGAGGAAAACGGAGAAGGATATACAATGGGAGCTTTGTATTGGCAGCTTAATGATGTGTGGGTGGCACCTTCTTGGTCAAGTATAGATTATCTAGGTCGGTGGAAAATGCTGCAATATCATAGTATGGAATTTTTCGCTCCGGTAATAGTAACGAGTCGTTTGAAAGTAGACCGTACTTTGGAAATATACTTGATTTCAGATCTACCATCTCCGTTAATGAATTTGACCATTTCTATCACTGTGTACAATTGGAATTCCTGCGAACCGGTGAATGTTGAAAATCTCACTAAAACTATTGAAAGCGGATCGTCTCAAAATATCAAAACCTACAATACCGACGATTATTTGTCCGCTTTAGGCTGCGGTACTCTATCTAGTGCTCGGACCAATTGTTTTTTCTACCTTTCTGTGACAAAAAACGAAGTTAAAGTGTCACCTGATAATTTCGTTTTTCCAGACGCATTAAAAGATTCAAATATTACTACTGCCCATGTTAAAATTGATGACATCAGGAAAATTAGTGATGCTGGTGTGTTCATTATTGAAATAAGTACAGATCAAATCGCTTTATTCGTGTGGTTGGAGTCTCTTGATATACGAggaaatttttcagaaaatggaTTCTTGATGGTACAACCGAAAAGagttgtttttttcaattcggAAGAACAAACTTCTACCGAATATTTGTTGAAAACTATCACAATCACTCATTTAttgaaccaaaaatatttcaccaatGAATAATGATGTTTTTTCATAACCTCTAGATttgtaatatatgaaaatatgtaatatattatGCTAATAATAGTGAGTTGGGTCTTTTTTCCACCTAGAAAACAACTTAAACATTTTCTCACTACATTAAAATCCATTTGCTAGAACAAGAAATGAGAAGGTATAGTTCCTTTGAATGAAGATTAATATAatagaattatcaattttctaattatttggaTCTTATCGAATCTCAATATTACTTATCATTAGAGAAATACTGAACTTCGAAACTTTTTATGACCAATCGATTATGTTTCAGTATGCTCTTCTTCTTTTGGTAATTGTGATATTGGAAGTAGCCATAACTATCACAGCTTACCGTTCGAG belongs to Diorhabda carinulata isolate Delta chromosome X, icDioCari1.1, whole genome shotgun sequence and includes:
- the LOC130901702 gene encoding beta-mannosidase-like isoform X2, which codes for MSKLLCIIILYSNLCASTKIVNLNGEWIVSEDTNQYKNMKATVPGGIYSDLMNNGIIGDIFYGNNDVELKWIQNLNWVYYKNVSISSEFLNQENVNLIFEGLDTFSSIIVNGNKVGSSENMFVQYIFDIKKYLNAGINEIEVHFSSPVKVAKKLHEEQSKNYTIPPTCPPLEYNGECHVNMIRKMQSSFAWDWGPSFPSIGIWKNVYIEAYNDSVIRYVVSDVIDKDTDHWTLNVDIYMANNNKNRVTGRVKVDLETNLMNITKIIEVNGKPDENGEIMINVDMDILKAYVNSWWPNGYGASKLYNFEVTYVNEDKSDISIKKSRIGFRKIELVQEKLDLGLTFYFKVNDVPIFMKGTNEIPIDILPEKGQNKTKVKQLLLAAHASHINMIRVWGGGVYESDYFYELTSELGILIWQDFMFACAMYPTTDSYLKNVVEEVRHQVRRLYSHSSLAVFSGNNENEGALRQNWYNTAQNYSTYYEDYVKLYITTIKSEFLRITHNRGIFITSSPTNGKKSDSENYVAENPGSSLYGDVHFYNYILNPFNTNFYPTPRFSSEYGYQSLPSLQSWFTVTNNTEDTSINSIFMNHRQHHPLGNLELKALLLYFFAVPEESNKYFNEAFIYYTQIAQAFAVKIETEHYRSCRSSLEENGEGYTMGALYWQLNDVWVAPSWSSIDYLGRWKMLQYHSMEFFAPIYHLR
- the LOC130901702 gene encoding beta-mannosidase-like isoform X1, producing the protein MSKLLCIIILYSNLCASTKIVNLNGEWIVSEDTNQYKNMKATVPGGIYSDLMNNGIIGDIFYGNNDVELKWIQNLNWVYYKNVSISSEFLNQENVNLIFEGLDTFSSIIVNGNKVGSSENMFVQYIFDIKKYLNAGINEIEVHFSSPVKVAKKLHEEQSKNYTIPPTCPPLEYNGECHVNMIRKMQSSFAWDWGPSFPSIGIWKNVYIEAYNDSVIRYVVSDVIDKDTDHWTLNVDIYMANNNKNRVTGRVKVDLETNLMNITKIIEVNGKPDENGEIMINVDMDILKAYVNSWWPNGYGASKLYNFEVTYVNEDKSDISIKKSRIGFRKIELVQEKLDLGLTFYFKVNDVPIFMKGTNEIPIDILPEKGQNKTKVKQLLLAAHASHINMIRVWGGGVYESDYFYELTSELGILIWQDFMFACAMYPTTDSYLKNVVEEVRHQVRRLYSHSSLAVFSGNNENEGALRQNWYNTAQNYSTYYEDYVKLYITTIKSEFLRITHNRGIFITSSPTNGKKSDSENYVAENPGSSLYGDVHFYNYILNPFNTNFYPTPRFSSEYGYQSLPSLQSWFTVTNNTEDTSINSIFMNHRQHHPLGNLELKALLLYFFAVPEESNKYFNEAFIYYTQIAQAFAVKIETEHYRSCRSSLEENGEGYTMGALYWQLNDVWVAPSWSSIDYLGRWKMLQYHSMEFFAPVIVTSRLKVDRTLEIYLISDLPSPLMNLTISITVYNWNSCEPVNVENLTKTIESGSSQNIKTYNTDDYLSALGCGTLSSARTNCFFYLSVTKNEVKVSPDNFVFPDALKDSNITTAHVKIDDIRKISDAGVFIIEISTDQIALFVWLESLDIRGNFSENGFLMVQPKRVVFFNSEEQTSTEYLLKTITITHLLNQKYFTNE